In Pelosinus sp. UFO1, one genomic interval encodes:
- the trpS gene encoding tryptophan--tRNA ligase, with the protein MNKGRIFSGMQPSGKFHLGNYMGALENWVKLQHEYECFFSIVDWHALTSSFEDTSKIPERIHEMALDWLSAGLDPERNVIFVQSHVKEHAELHLLLSMMTPLSWLERVPTYKDKLQQLGVQGKDINTYGFLGYPELMTADIILYKANIVPVGEDQIPHLELSREIVRRFNNLYQPVFPEPQASLSRAAVLPGIDGRKMSKSYGNEIPFAASPDELRARVRLMVTDPQRVKRTDLGNPDVCTVYTFHKIFNKEQSAEIAQSCRQATLGCVDCKKCLAEKMVTNLADMHVRRQELEANPGRVKEILVYGGERARKVAAKTMEEVRQVMNLA; encoded by the coding sequence ATGAATAAAGGACGTATTTTTAGTGGCATGCAGCCATCAGGTAAATTTCATTTGGGAAATTATATGGGTGCATTAGAAAACTGGGTAAAATTACAACATGAATATGAGTGTTTTTTTAGTATAGTTGATTGGCATGCCTTAACCTCCTCCTTCGAGGACACGAGTAAGATTCCAGAACGTATTCACGAAATGGCTTTAGATTGGCTAAGTGCTGGTCTTGATCCAGAGCGTAACGTTATTTTTGTACAATCACATGTAAAAGAACATGCAGAACTACATCTATTATTATCCATGATGACTCCATTATCTTGGCTAGAACGGGTACCTACTTATAAAGATAAATTACAGCAATTGGGTGTACAAGGAAAGGATATAAATACCTACGGCTTTTTAGGATACCCAGAGTTAATGACTGCAGATATCATTTTATATAAAGCAAATATAGTTCCTGTAGGGGAAGATCAAATTCCACATTTAGAGTTGTCACGCGAAATAGTACGGCGATTTAATAATTTATACCAACCTGTTTTTCCCGAACCTCAAGCTAGCTTAAGTCGGGCTGCTGTTTTACCAGGTATTGACGGGAGAAAGATGAGTAAATCTTATGGGAATGAAATTCCTTTTGCGGCTAGTCCTGATGAACTTAGGGCTAGGGTTCGTCTAATGGTAACGGATCCTCAGCGGGTCAAAAGAACAGATCTAGGGAATCCTGATGTATGTACCGTTTACACTTTTCATAAGATTTTCAACAAAGAACAGTCTGCTGAAATTGCTCAATCTTGCCGGCAAGCAACATTAGGGTGTGTAGACTGTAAAAAATGTTTAGCAGAGAAGATGGTTACTAATTTGGCCGATATGCATGTACGCCGTCAAGAGTTAGAAGCTAATCCAGGGCGGGTTAAAGAAATTTTAGTTTATGGTGGCGAAAGGGCAAGAAAAGTTGCTGCGAAGACAATGGAAGAAGTTCGCCAAGTCATGAACCTTGCTTAA
- the scpB gene encoding SMC-Scp complex subunit ScpB has translation MFYLQYKKHVEALLFVSGDPISTHKMAQILEIPEEHINLLVEQLIQDMAEDSRGLTIVKVAAGYQLCTKPELSSILERLGQVQDNKLSAAAMETLSIIAFKQPITKLEIESIRGVKIDRVLATLNERQMIKEIGRKEAIGRPILYGTTETFLKCFGLNGLQDLPPLIELLP, from the coding sequence ATGTTTTACTTACAATATAAAAAGCATGTAGAAGCTCTACTTTTTGTTAGTGGCGATCCAATCTCTACACATAAAATGGCACAAATTCTTGAAATCCCCGAGGAACATATTAATTTATTGGTTGAACAGCTAATACAAGATATGGCTGAAGATAGCCGTGGATTGACGATTGTTAAAGTTGCTGCTGGTTACCAGCTTTGCACTAAACCTGAATTATCTTCTATATTAGAAAGGTTAGGGCAAGTTCAAGATAATAAGTTATCCGCTGCTGCTATGGAAACCTTATCAATTATCGCTTTTAAACAGCCAATTACAAAGCTAGAAATTGAAAGTATCCGTGGTGTGAAGATTGATAGAGTGTTAGCTACATTAAATGAGCGGCAAATGATAAAAGAAATAGGACGTAAAGAAGCTATTGGAAGACCCATTTTATATGGAACAACCGAGACGTTTTTAAAATGTTTTGGTTTAAATGGCCTACAAGATTTACCTCCTTTAATCGAACTTCTACCGTAA
- a CDS encoding site-2 protease family protein, producing the protein MFGFDENMIFRIPALLIALTIHEYAHARVAVWLGDNTPRMMGRLTLNPIAHLDPFGLIMLWLFKFGWAKPVPINPNNFADWRKGNILVSLAGPISNVIVAFVAAITYGVLFKLHLLSSGIAMIISFTYSYNLIFAVFNMIPLPPLDGSKVLMNLLPGRQAYFFERIEPYAPFILMALVLFNMINVFIGPFYSALDFIINQLVGKIL; encoded by the coding sequence GTGTTTGGTTTCGATGAAAATATGATATTTAGAATTCCAGCTCTACTTATTGCTTTGACTATTCATGAGTATGCTCATGCTAGAGTGGCGGTATGGCTAGGAGATAATACTCCACGAATGATGGGACGGTTAACATTAAATCCTATTGCCCATCTTGATCCCTTCGGACTGATTATGTTATGGCTATTCAAATTCGGTTGGGCCAAGCCAGTACCAATTAATCCTAACAATTTTGCAGATTGGCGAAAAGGAAACATATTAGTTTCTCTTGCAGGGCCCATTTCAAATGTAATTGTGGCATTTGTGGCTGCCATTACTTATGGTGTACTATTTAAGTTGCATCTCCTTTCAAGTGGAATAGCTATGATTATAAGTTTTACTTATAGCTATAATTTAATTTTTGCAGTTTTTAATATGATTCCCTTACCACCACTTGATGGATCAAAAGTATTAATGAATCTATTGCCAGGACGGCAAGCTTATTTTTTTGAGAGAATTGAGCCCTATGCTCCATTTATTTTAATGGCACTAGTCCTTTTTAATATGATTAACGTTTTTATTGGACCATTTTATAGTGCTTTAGATTTTATTATTAATCAATTAGTAGGAAAAATTCTTTAA
- the ytfJ gene encoding GerW family sporulation protein, whose translation MSEHPIQGLMKTAMESIKDMVDVNTIVGDAVETPDGTIIIPISRVSFGFAAGGGNCEPENIEESKAAISFGGGSGAGVSVKPVGFLVCSAVHGVRFMPVEGNVIYDRLIDLVPKVLTKIQEMLENTKSDSMDDMDELAETAETQGK comes from the coding sequence GTGTCTGAACATCCAATTCAAGGGCTAATGAAAACAGCTATGGAAAGTATTAAAGATATGGTAGATGTAAATACAATTGTTGGTGATGCTGTTGAAACTCCGGACGGAACTATCATTATACCAATTTCTCGAGTATCCTTTGGTTTTGCAGCTGGAGGAGGCAATTGTGAACCCGAAAACATAGAGGAGTCTAAAGCCGCTATTTCATTTGGTGGTGGTAGTGGTGCAGGAGTAAGCGTAAAGCCAGTAGGCTTTTTAGTCTGCTCAGCAGTGCATGGCGTTCGCTTTATGCCGGTAGAAGGGAATGTTATTTATGATAGATTAATAGATTTGGTACCTAAGGTATTGACTAAGATTCAAGAAATGCTAGAAAACACGAAGAGTGATAGTATGGATGATATGGATGAATTAGCGGAAACTGCTGAAACACAAGGTAAGTAA
- a CDS encoding DUF2953 domain-containing protein, translating to MELWLMLLIAIIIISLLLFFSKIYIDIKYKRNGKNDYIKVDVSMLKRLLVYQMEVPIVEVDDNKSPFLIQSVLKTANASDEVYKKKEKRLIDKMAKLYSKRPSKLKHAIHQINYFTHLYSKAIDKILRLIVCEKFYWKTAYGAEDAALTGIMAGLLWTGQTFLITQFKRRITLLGKPVIMLHPIFGCNQCEVDFQCIFSIRLGNVIKAIRSIYAIKNEKEK from the coding sequence GTGGAACTTTGGTTAATGTTACTAATCGCTATTATAATAATTAGTTTGCTACTTTTTTTTAGTAAGATATATATAGATATTAAATATAAGCGTAATGGTAAGAATGATTATATTAAGGTAGATGTTTCTATGTTAAAAAGATTGTTAGTCTATCAGATGGAAGTTCCGATTGTAGAAGTAGACGATAATAAGAGTCCCTTTTTAATTCAATCTGTATTAAAAACTGCTAACGCTAGCGATGAAGTATATAAAAAAAAGGAAAAACGCCTTATAGATAAGATGGCAAAGTTATATAGTAAGCGGCCGAGTAAATTAAAGCATGCTATTCACCAAATTAATTATTTCACTCATTTGTATTCCAAGGCTATTGATAAGATCCTTAGATTAATAGTTTGTGAAAAATTTTACTGGAAAACTGCCTATGGGGCAGAGGATGCTGCCCTAACAGGAATCATGGCAGGATTATTATGGACAGGGCAAACATTTTTGATCACTCAATTTAAAAGACGTATTACTTTACTTGGTAAACCGGTTATTATGTTACATCCTATATTTGGATGTAATCAGTGCGAGGTAGATTTTCAATGTATATTCAGCATAAGACTTGGTAATGTTATAAAAGCAATTAGGAGTATATATGCTATTAAAAATGAAAAGGAGAAATAA
- a CDS encoding ScpA family protein, whose product MSEYKIKLEVFEGPMDLLMHLIEKNQIDIYDIPIAIVTEQYLGYLKSLEMFNIDVASEFLLMAATLLQIKSRMLLPRKPQTIEIDEEEDPRQELVDRLLEYRKFKEMSAVMENMLRQREHFFTRLPEEFPVKIPLPEGLNINDLVVAFAAVWESSIDDYELVSREEFSVQDKMYDIIHLLYKYKGKLEFSQTLIRKGTKSEVIASFLALLELVKLQRVIIAQQERFGAINITLKE is encoded by the coding sequence ATGTCGGAATATAAAATTAAATTAGAAGTTTTTGAAGGCCCAATGGACCTATTAATGCATTTGATTGAAAAAAATCAAATTGACATTTATGATATACCTATTGCAATAGTAACGGAGCAATACTTAGGATATCTTAAATCCTTAGAGATGTTTAATATTGATGTTGCTAGTGAGTTTTTACTCATGGCAGCAACTTTATTACAAATAAAGTCGCGTATGTTATTACCACGAAAACCACAGACCATTGAAATAGATGAGGAAGAAGACCCACGTCAAGAACTTGTTGATCGGTTATTAGAATATCGCAAGTTTAAGGAAATGTCTGCGGTGATGGAAAACATGTTACGGCAGCGAGAACATTTCTTCACCCGTTTACCAGAAGAATTCCCAGTGAAGATCCCATTACCTGAAGGATTGAATATTAATGATTTGGTAGTAGCATTTGCTGCGGTATGGGAAAGTAGTATTGATGATTATGAACTTGTTTCTCGTGAGGAATTTAGTGTGCAGGATAAGATGTATGATATTATCCACTTATTATATAAATACAAGGGAAAATTAGAATTTAGTCAGACTCTAATTCGTAAAGGAACTAAATCCGAGGTAATCGCCTCCTTCTTAGCATTACTAGAATTAGTGAAATTGCAAAGGGTGATCATTGCTCAGCAAGAACGCTTTGGAGCCATCAATATTACATTGAAAGAGTGA
- a CDS encoding nucleoside recognition domain-containing protein, producing the protein MINLIWLLLLVAGILYAGWQGRIEVVTQGAISAAEGAVGLSFKLIGIMCLWLGIMKIAELAGIVNFISRLLGPVIRFLFPSVPKNHPAMGAIIMTLSANMLGLGNAVTPLGIKAMQELQQLNKEKDTASPAMCTLLALCTAGFTLVPATIIAIRSAAGSVNPTEIIGATLIVSFIATISVIIADRLCRIYYQCRVRR; encoded by the coding sequence ATGATTAATTTAATCTGGCTATTATTGCTGGTGGCAGGTATACTATATGCCGGTTGGCAGGGTAGAATAGAAGTGGTAACACAAGGTGCAATTAGCGCGGCGGAAGGAGCAGTAGGATTATCTTTTAAGTTAATTGGGATTATGTGCTTATGGCTAGGCATTATGAAAATTGCTGAATTAGCAGGTATTGTAAACTTTATTTCACGACTATTGGGCCCGGTCATTCGTTTTCTATTTCCTAGTGTACCAAAGAATCATCCAGCTATGGGAGCAATTATTATGACTCTTAGTGCGAATATGCTAGGCCTTGGTAATGCAGTTACGCCACTTGGTATAAAAGCAATGCAAGAATTACAACAACTTAATAAAGAAAAAGATACAGCCTCACCTGCTATGTGTACACTATTAGCATTATGTACAGCAGGATTTACATTGGTGCCTGCTACCATTATCGCAATTCGATCTGCTGCAGGATCAGTTAATCCAACTGAAATTATTGGTGCAACGTTAATCGTGAGTTTTATTGCCACTATTAGTGTGATCATTGCTGATCGCCTTTGCCGAATTTATTATCAATGTCGTGTAAGGAGGTAG
- a CDS encoding stage V sporulation protein AE, translated as MKVLSKKIRVILVTDGDRVAQHVVEEMATSLGLRCISASGGNPTPISGQEIVTLLKQVHHDPVLVMFDDRGSRHKGNGEVAMEYVASHPDIEVLGAVAVASNTTGIAGIATDECITSGGDIVNNRSVDKNGAIKGGHHNKSIITGDTVDVLNDVDIPFIVGIGDIGKMDRADDISRGAPITRKAIEEILKRSGIEYGRTREN; from the coding sequence GTGAAAGTATTGTCAAAAAAAATAAGAGTAATACTAGTTACAGATGGTGATAGAGTCGCGCAACATGTTGTAGAGGAAATGGCTACATCCCTGGGGTTACGTTGTATCTCGGCTTCTGGCGGAAATCCCACTCCAATAAGTGGACAAGAGATTGTTACTTTATTAAAACAAGTTCATCATGATCCGGTATTAGTTATGTTTGATGATAGGGGCAGTCGTCATAAAGGCAATGGAGAAGTTGCTATGGAATATGTGGCTTCTCATCCTGATATTGAGGTTTTAGGAGCTGTTGCAGTGGCATCAAATACAACTGGTATAGCTGGAATTGCTACTGATGAATGTATTACCAGTGGAGGTGACATCGTAAATAATCGTTCTGTCGATAAAAATGGCGCTATAAAAGGTGGGCATCATAATAAGTCTATTATTACGGGAGATACGGTAGATGTACTAAATGATGTGGACATACCTTTTATTGTAGGGATAGGAGACATTGGCAAAATGGATAGAGCAGATGATATAAGCCGAGGTGCACCTATTACTCGTAAAGCAATTGAAGAGATTTTAAAACGGAGTGGCATTGAATATGGAAGAACAAGAGAGAATTAA
- a CDS encoding spore germination protein, which translates to MEEQERINKDLDHNINYLKDLLGVGESFDIIFREYKVGHKRAASFSINGMTNDVILTNVFQDMLTLHPEELSINTLQKLFYTRATHSQVKLMDNMKDAVTSLLSGELLFLVDGETELIIFDARAYPARMPSESTIEKVTRGSRDAFVETLPFNTALIRRRLRDPNLRFEIVKVGVRSRGDIAVCYIKDITDPKLIDIVKQRLNNINIDGIPMAEKAIEEYIVGGSKWNPLPKIRYTERPDVAVVHLLEGHACIISDNSPNIMILPTTFWHHVQHVEEFHQHVMIGSYLRLVRLFGILLSLLLPPLWLALVLQRHLLPEALAFLGPRDPGIIPIGFQFLLAEVGVELVRMATVHVPTAQATSLGFIGAFMLGDFATKVGLFGNEIIFYTAVAAVGAFATPSIEFAMAIRFFRAVLLLLVLFFKLPGLIVGLIGIFIVMATTKSFGIPYLWPFLPFNLNGMKDVLLRLPLPSKVLRPAILKPLDPDRLENENKKDEDKDENK; encoded by the coding sequence ATGGAAGAACAAGAGAGAATTAATAAAGACTTAGATCATAATATTAATTATTTAAAGGACTTATTAGGCGTTGGAGAAAGCTTTGACATTATTTTTCGTGAATATAAGGTAGGACACAAAAGGGCAGCATCATTCTCAATCAATGGTATGACAAATGACGTAATACTTACCAATGTTTTTCAGGATATGCTTACACTACATCCAGAAGAGTTATCAATAAATACTTTACAAAAGTTGTTTTATACTCGAGCAACGCATTCTCAAGTGAAGTTAATGGATAATATGAAAGATGCGGTAACGAGTCTATTATCTGGTGAATTGTTATTTTTAGTAGATGGAGAAACGGAACTAATAATCTTTGATGCTAGAGCATATCCTGCAAGGATGCCTAGTGAATCCACTATTGAAAAAGTAACTAGAGGTTCACGAGATGCATTTGTTGAAACGTTACCCTTCAATACAGCATTAATTAGACGACGCCTACGTGACCCCAATTTACGCTTTGAAATCGTAAAAGTAGGTGTACGCTCAAGAGGAGATATTGCCGTTTGCTATATCAAAGATATTACGGACCCTAAGCTTATAGATATCGTAAAACAACGCTTAAATAACATCAACATTGATGGTATACCGATGGCAGAAAAGGCTATAGAGGAGTATATTGTCGGTGGAAGTAAGTGGAATCCATTGCCAAAAATAAGATATACGGAACGTCCCGATGTCGCAGTAGTTCATTTGCTAGAAGGGCATGCCTGCATAATTTCTGATAACTCACCGAATATAATGATACTTCCAACTACCTTTTGGCATCACGTACAGCATGTAGAAGAGTTTCATCAGCACGTAATGATTGGGTCTTATCTTCGCCTAGTAAGACTTTTTGGCATATTATTATCTTTGTTATTACCTCCATTATGGCTGGCATTGGTTTTACAGCGTCATTTACTACCAGAGGCTTTGGCGTTTCTTGGCCCGCGGGATCCGGGGATTATTCCCATTGGTTTTCAATTCCTTTTAGCTGAGGTCGGCGTAGAGCTAGTACGCATGGCAACTGTTCACGTGCCGACTGCGCAAGCTACTTCTCTTGGTTTTATTGGTGCCTTTATGTTAGGTGATTTTGCTACCAAAGTTGGTCTCTTTGGTAATGAAATTATTTTTTATACTGCTGTGGCAGCCGTTGGTGCTTTTGCCACGCCAAGTATAGAATTTGCTATGGCTATAAGGTTTTTTCGTGCGGTTTTATTATTGTTAGTTCTATTCTTCAAGTTACCAGGTTTAATAGTAGGATTAATAGGTATCTTTATAGTAATGGCTACTACTAAGTCATTCGGAATTCCTTATTTATGGCCATTCTTACCTTTTAACTTAAATGGGATGAAAGATGTCTTACTACGATTACCTTTACCAAGCAAAGTTTTACGTCCTGCCATATTAAAACCTCTAGATCCTGACCGATTAGAGAATGAAAATAAAAAAGATGAAGACAAAGATGAAAACAAATAA
- a CDS encoding DUF4363 family protein encodes MSRLKSSYKKLAAIISISLLLSGCSMFSPAKKPEIGPAGKPVETKPNPPLTQRFTAPPEELYDLEATAGVIFEGIVNGNWAQAESGLSTLQALWPQIKNQIGDKKGVKEADGALEKLVTDISGHKNADSYESLNKFMANISDIGKSYKLSPLSDIVAVGNTIRNVSFYIHDMAWKKAQAKMKELEGTWGQTKPSMEKIGILSETTKTHSSVKQLKDAVEAENKGSAEEHIANINESMAKIREYYKGK; translated from the coding sequence TTGTCACGACTAAAATCATCCTATAAAAAGCTGGCAGCAATAATTAGTATATCATTACTGCTAAGTGGTTGCAGTATGTTTAGCCCAGCAAAGAAGCCAGAAATAGGACCTGCCGGAAAACCGGTAGAGACTAAACCAAATCCACCTTTAACCCAGCGATTTACAGCTCCGCCGGAAGAATTATATGATTTAGAAGCCACTGCTGGAGTTATCTTTGAAGGCATTGTAAATGGTAACTGGGCGCAAGCTGAAAGTGGACTAAGTACATTACAAGCATTATGGCCTCAGATAAAGAATCAAATTGGTGACAAAAAAGGAGTTAAAGAGGCTGACGGTGCTCTAGAGAAATTAGTAACTGATATTAGTGGACATAAAAATGCTGATTCTTATGAAAGTCTTAATAAATTCATGGCTAACATTAGTGATATAGGCAAATCATATAAGCTTTCACCCCTTTCAGATATTGTTGCAGTTGGTAACACGATTAGAAACGTTAGTTTCTATATCCACGATATGGCTTGGAAAAAGGCCCAGGCCAAAATGAAAGAACTAGAGGGCACCTGGGGGCAAACCAAGCCTAGTATGGAAAAGATAGGAATCCTCTCTGAAACAACCAAAACTCATTCCTCGGTAAAGCAACTAAAAGACGCCGTTGAAGCTGAGAATAAGGGTTCTGCAGAAGAACACATAGCAAATATAAACGAAAGCATGGCGAAAATAAGAGAATACTATAAGGGAAAATAA
- a CDS encoding D-alanyl-D-alanine carboxypeptidase family protein, with protein sequence MIKQKKVIASIVVFMFVSVITTTVGFASTNSPNVTAKAAIVMDAATGKVLYSKNAEERKYPASTTKMMSLIVALEHGNLDDLVTTSANAASTEGSSLWLTQGESLKMIDLLYGIMLISGNDATVAVAEHISGSVENFAKLMTEKAHAIGAKDTHFANSSGLPDPNHYSTAHDLARIAAYGYKNPLFTQIVSTEHKVIPWPGKGFDRDLYNENKMLWFYEGGNGVKTGYTDVAGRCLVSGAKRNNIQLVAVVLDSETMWDDSKALLDFAFAQIKSEKMFEQGDILNTIKVLNGKSEVVRLLADTSISVPVSESDKDAFHTIVDAPSKMEAPIVKGQKLGTARVLYNNTEIATIDLVAEESVERKSFFGTLFTSAWSIFTFFIKNFA encoded by the coding sequence ATGATTAAACAAAAGAAAGTAATCGCATCCATTGTTGTTTTTATGTTTGTATCAGTTATTACAACAACTGTTGGCTTTGCGTCTACCAATTCTCCTAATGTTACAGCGAAGGCAGCTATTGTTATGGATGCAGCTACAGGCAAGGTTTTGTACAGTAAAAATGCTGAGGAACGTAAATATCCTGCCAGTACTACAAAAATGATGAGTTTAATTGTTGCTCTTGAACATGGTAATCTTGATGATCTAGTCACTACAAGTGCCAATGCTGCTAGTACTGAGGGATCCTCTCTCTGGTTAACGCAAGGAGAAAGTTTAAAAATGATTGACCTGTTGTATGGCATTATGCTTATATCAGGGAATGATGCCACTGTGGCTGTCGCAGAACATATTTCAGGATCGGTAGAAAACTTTGCTAAATTAATGACAGAGAAAGCACATGCGATTGGAGCTAAGGACACCCATTTTGCTAATTCTAGTGGTTTACCTGATCCAAATCATTATAGTACTGCGCATGATTTAGCACGAATTGCAGCATATGGTTATAAAAATCCCTTGTTTACCCAAATTGTAAGTACTGAGCATAAAGTGATTCCTTGGCCAGGTAAAGGATTTGATCGTGATTTATACAATGAAAATAAAATGCTTTGGTTTTATGAAGGGGGCAACGGTGTAAAAACAGGTTATACCGATGTTGCTGGACGTTGTTTGGTCTCAGGTGCTAAGCGTAATAATATACAACTAGTTGCAGTAGTTTTGGATAGTGAAACCATGTGGGACGATTCAAAAGCCTTGTTAGATTTTGCATTTGCTCAGATAAAATCAGAAAAAATGTTTGAGCAGGGCGATATATTAAATACCATTAAAGTACTAAATGGCAAGTCGGAAGTAGTGAGATTGTTAGCTGATACTAGTATCTCTGTTCCTGTCTCAGAATCAGATAAAGATGCATTTCATACAATCGTTGACGCGCCCAGTAAAATGGAAGCTCCAATAGTAAAAGGACAAAAACTTGGTACCGCTAGAGTCCTTTATAATAATACCGAAATTGCTACTATTGATCTAGTTGCAGAAGAAAGTGTCGAACGTAAATCTTTCTTTGGCACGCTATTTACATCTGCTTGGAGTATCTTTACATTTTTCATTAAGAATTTTGCCTAA